The following nucleotide sequence is from Alkalihalobacillus sp. LMS39.
GTTAGCAGCAAAGTTTTATCATCATATCTTATTAAACGTTAAAAATGGTGAAGAAGGGTTACACTATTTAAAAGAGCGTGGATTTACGGATGAAATGATTGAAACATTTCAAATTGGCTTTGCACCAGAAAGTTGGGACAGTTTAGTTTCGTTTTTCGATAAAAGAAAACTAAACATTAAACTGTTAGAACAAAGTGGTTTACTTGGCATAAGGGAATTTGACCGAAAATTTTATGATCGGTTTCGAAAACGTGTGATGTTTCCAATCTGGGATGGACAAGGAAATGTGATTGCGTTTGGTGGAAGGACGTTAGGTGAAGATAAGCCGAAATACTTAAATAGTCCTGAAACAATAATCTTTTCAAAAAGTAAAACGATTTACGGTCTACATTTAGCTAGGCCTACGATTCGAAAAGAAAATCAAGCTGTTTTATTTGAAGGTTATGTAGATGTTATTGCAGCCTGGGGAGCAGGAGTGAAAAATGGTGTCGCTACGTTAGGAACCTCATTAACTGAGATGCAGGCAAAAATTATTCGCCGAAATGCGGAGTCGGTTGTCATTTGTTATGACAGTGATGAAGCGGGAATTCAAGCGGCTTTTCGGGCGGCTGGTATACTTGAGGCAACAGGGGCTTATGTGAAGGTTGCGGCTTTGCCAGATAAATTTGATCCTGATGACTACATTCAAAAATTTGGCGGTGAACGCTTTAAAACGGATGTAATAGGGGCAAGCTTAACATTAATGGCATTTAAAATGCAATATTTGCGTAGAGGGAAAAACCTTCAAGATGAAGGAGAACGGATGCGTTATATCGAAGAAGTACTAGGAGAAATTACCCGATTGCAAAATCCGGTTGAAAGAGACCACTACTTACGCCAAATTGCAGAAGAATTCTCCCTTTCATTGGACGCATTAAAACAAGAACAGTATCGCATTTTTCGAGCAAGTCAATCATCGCGGAAAGAGCAAGAACAAAAACCGATGGTGGCATCAGAATTTAAGCGCAAGCCGCTCGAGAAAAAACGATTATTGCCGGCTTTTCATAATGCCGAACGATTGTTATTAGCCCATATGATGCGTGATGCGGATGTTTGTGAAACGGTTCAACAACGAATCGGAGGGGATTTTAATGTCGATGAGTACCAAGCCATTTCGGCATATTTGTATGCCTATTATGCTGAAGGACATCATCCTAATCCGGGAGAGTTTATTCATCGGATTCAAGATGAACGATTAGTAACGATAGCAACCGAAATTGCAATGATGAACATTTCTGAAGAATTATCCAGCCAAGAGCTTGATGACTATATGAAAAAGATTGAAACGTATCCGAAATGGATGGAAATTGAGCAAAAAGAAAAAGAAAAGAGAGAAGCTGAGAAGCGGCAAGATGTATTATTAGCAGCAAAAATTGGAATGGAAATTATTAAAATGACGCAAGACTTAAAACGCTAGGCTACGAAGCTGCATGAAGTGTTGTGAACAATGGAAGGAGGGGATCGAATGGCTGAGAAACCGTTACGCCCTTTGGCTGAAGGAGATTTGTCAATCGATCAAGTGAAAGAACAATTAGTTGAATTAGGGAAAAAGAGAGGGGTTTTAACATACGCCGACATTACAGAAAAGCTGGCGGTGTTTGACCAAGACTCTGATCAAATCGATGAGTTCTTTGATTATCTTGGGGAGCAAGGAATTGAAATCATTAACGAGACAGACGAAGTACCTAATATACAACAACTTGGAAAAGAAGAAGAGGAATTTGATTTAAATGACTTAAGTGTGCCACCTGGTATTAAAATCAATGACCCTGTTCGCATGTACTTAAAAGAAATTGGGCGTGTCCCATTGTTATCTGCTGAAGAAGAAATTAATTTGGCAAAACGAATTGAAGATGGCGATGAAGAAGCAAAGCGAAGATTAGCAGAAGCTAACTTACGACTTGTCGTAAGTATTGCAAAACGCTATGTAGGTCGTGGTATGTTATTTCTTGATTTAATTCAAGAAGGAAACATGGGACTTATTAAAGCTGTCGAGAAATTTGATTACCAAAAAGGATATAAATTTAGTACGTATGCAACATGGTGGATTCGTCAGGCTATTACAAGAGCCATCGCAGACCAAGCTCGTACGATTCGAATTCCGGTTCATATGGTGGAAACCATTAATAAGCTTATCCGTGTCCAACGTCAATTATTGCAAGATTTAGGACGTGAACCAACTCCAGAAGAAGTTTCTGAGGAAATGGATTTAACTCCGGATAAAGTCCGAGAAATTTTAAAAATTGCACAAGAGCCTGTTTCATTAGAAACACCAATTGGTGAAGAAGATGACTCTCACTTAGGTGATTTCATTGAAGACCAAGAAGCGCTCGCGCCTTCCGATGCAGCTGCTTATGAATTACTTAAAGAACAACTTGAAGATGTTCTTGATACATTAACAGACCGTGAAGAAAATGTGCTGCGTTTACGATTTGGTTTAGATGATGGACGTACAAGAACTCTCGAGGAAGTTGGTAAAGTGTTTGGTGTAACTCGAGAACGAATTCGTCAAATTGAAGCAAAAGCGTTACGTAAATTAAGACATCCAAGCCGTAGTAAACGTTTAAAAGACTTTTTAGAATAAATGCATTAAAAGGTTTGCTTCCATGAAGTGAACCTTTTTCTTTTCTCTAAAATGCTTTACATTTTATTTCTCGTAACCGATATAAACCATATCGTTGTTTATTTGGAGGACATGATGAATCCAGAGCGTAAAGAAATAATTATGAATGAAATTAAGCATTGGAAAAAATCGAAATTATTACCAGAACATTATTGTGATTTCCTGTTAACTCTATATTCTGAAGGAGATGAACAATTTGAACCGGAACAAGAAAAAGCGGTTGCAAAGTTTAAATTGCTTTCTGTTGTATTCGTTCAAATATGTTTATTGTTATCTGTTGTTGTCATTTATTTTACTGATTTTTTTGTAGTAATGCAAATCGGCATTTGTGTTCTTTTTATAGGAATTACGATTTTTGCAGCTTATAAAATGGCGTCTTATAGCGTTTTGTTGTCACATTTTTATTATTTAGTCGCAGCAATTATTTTATTTTTGTTAATGGTGTATTGTACGAGTATAATGTTCGTAAATAATCAAATAGCAATGGGTGCTGTTATTTTTTTTACATGTATAGTTTGGCTAACGATTGGTCTAAAATGGAAAATGAGTTATTTTACGATTGCTGGTATCGGTGGGTTTCTCCTATTTGCGTTGTTTTTAACGTTAAATTAAATGAAACAATTGACAAAATCGGCAATTCTCACATTATCTCTTTCCTCTTTTGGTTTTTTCAAGTAAAATATAGAGGGAATTCGATTAAGAGTTCACTATACATAGTTCGTAGTGAATGAAATATTTTAATGTAAAGGGGGATATATACATGAAAGGACAACCACTACTTCCATTTGCAGTAACAGCAATAATAGGAATTCTCCTAATGTTAACTCTTTCTCTTGTTGGGTTAAATCAACAAGCAGGTGAAGGTGAGGAAGAGGCGCAAGAAGAAATCGTGATTGATGACCCGATTGCTGCGGGAGAAGAGCTTGCGGGCCGTTCTTGTATTGGCTGTCATGGCGGTGACTTAGAAGGTCTCGGTGGAAACCCTGCGATCAATCAACTAGCTGGAAAATATTCTGAAGAAGAAATTGTGGATATTATTACAGGTGGTATTGGCACTATGCCAGCTCAAGGGCAATTACAAGAAGCGGAAGCTGAAGCGATTGCAGCTTATTTGCTTTCTATTTCTCAATAAGAACAAAAGTAAGAGGGCGTATGCTCTCTTTTTTTTGTTACTTGATGACTTGCAATTTTTCCTATATGAAGGCTATCATAAATAGGAAGATAATCAATAGGGAGAAAACATAATGAACGAATTACAATTATCGAAACGACTTGAATGTGTGGCAAACTATGTGACAGAAGGGAGTAAAGTAGCAGATATTGGTTCAGACCATGCTTATTTGCCTTCGTTTTTATATCATCAAGGAAAAATTACATTTGCTATTGCGGGAGAAGTGAATCAAGGACCATATGAATCAGCGTTGAATCAAGTAAGGAAATGTCACTATGAAGATGTGATATCAGTTCGTAAAGGAGATGGACTTGCCGTTATAGAAAATGGTGAGGTAGATACGATTACGATTGCTGGAATGGGAGGGGCATTAATCGTTCAAATACTAGAAGCTGGAAAAGCGAAACTAAGTGGTGTGACCCGATTAATTTTGCAACCGAATGTCATGGCAGATAAAATTAGAATTTGGTTAAAAAGCAATGGTTGGGAATTAACAGGGGAAGAAATTCTCGAAGAAGATGGCAAAGTATATGAAGTTCTTATTGCAGAGCAAGGAAACCCTGATGCTCCTTATTCAGAAAATAAAGCTGTACAATTATTGCTTGGTCCTTTCTTAATGAAAGAGAAAAATGCAGCATTTCAAAAAAAATGGCGCAGTGAAATTGAGAGCTGGAAACGTATCGTGGCGCAATTTTCTGAAGCCAAACAAACGGAAGAAGTGAAGCAAAAAAAACAAGAGTTTCAAACGTTAATTCAAAATGTTGAGGAGGTTTTATCAACATGAAGTATAGTCATGGTCAGACAATTATTCAAACTTTTGAACAATGGGCACCAAAATCACTTGCTGTTGAAGGTGATAAAAATGGTGTCATGGTCGGAACATTACAAAAGCAAGTGAAAAAAGTAATGATAGCATTAGATGTATTAGAAGACGTTTTGGATGAAGCGATTTCTGAACAAGTTGATTTGATTATCGCTCATCATCCGCTTATTTTCCGACCATTAAAACAAATTCGGACGGATCATACATATGGAAGAATCATTGAAAAAGCAATCAAACATGATATTACAATTTATGCTGCCCATACGAATCTTGATGTAGCTATCGGTGGTGTCAATGATATGATGGCAGAAGCGTTAGGTATAGAACAAACAGAAGTTCTAGCACCGACGATGGAGAAAAAACTTAAGAAATTTGTGGTTTATGTTCCACGTTCACATGAAGCGGTTGTTCGCGAAGCGATAGGTACGGCAGGAGCAGGACATATTGGCGATTATAGCCATTGCTCTTTTAGTAGTGAGGGAGTTGGTCGTTTTACACCTTTAGAAGGCTCAACCCCTTTTATAGGACAACAAGGAAAGTCAGAGTCCGTTGAAGAAATCAAACTAGAGACGATTATCCCAGCAGAACTCCAACAACAGGTTATTCGAGCCATGATAAATGCTCATCCGTATGAAGAGCCGGCATATGATATTTATCCACTTGATAATAGAGGAGAAAGTCTAGGGCTAGGAAGAATTGGCTATTTACAAGAAGAAATGACATTAGAGCAATTTGCTCACCATGTAAAAAAAGTATTTGATGTTAGTGGAGCTAGAGTGGTTGGAAATTTACAAGATAAAGTGAAAAAGGTTGCAGTCCTCGGTGGGGACGGAAATAAATATATGAACCAAGCGATTTTTAAAGGAGCAGATGTTTTCGTGACAGGTGATGTGTATTACCATGTTGCTCATGATGCTATGATGGATGGTCTTCGTATTGTGGACCCAGGTCATAATGTGGAAAAAATAATGAAAGACGGGGTAAAACGATATTTAGACCGTTATGTAAAGGAAGCAAACTCAAAAACAGAAATCATTGTTTCTAACATACATACTGACCCTTTTTCGTTTATCTAAGGACCAATGTCTTTCGTTTGTCCTGTTCGGACATCTGTACCGCTACTTCATAATAATTGAGTTATTTTCCATGCTTTACGGACACCTGTTCTGTTATTCTTGTAAATTTGCCTTATAGAAGCCTCGATTTCTTAATGTAGCGGAATGAATGTCCATTAGCATTTACAAAACGTTTCTTTTTATTAAAATAGCGGAATAGATGTCCGTAGCCTCAAAAAAGAACCACACATTACAATGTGTGGTTCCTTTTTTAAAAAATTTTGGTGTAGCAGTGAAGCTTTGAAAGCTATTTCACTTTCAAAAGCGGGCAGGGCTCCGCACTTCGCTTGAAAGAAAAGACGCTACGCGTTTTTCTTAATTACTTACTCTTCTGTTTTACCTTTGGCAAAATTTTATTTAACGCAATTTTTCTCTCTCGCACCCATGTTGATTCATCATTAGGGTCAAACTTTTCTAAAAAGTCAATGACCTCTTTTGTGATTGGTGTTGGGGTAGATGCCCCTGAAGTGACTCCAACTACATTTACACCTTCTAGCCATTCTAATTGAAGTTCTGTTACATCTCCAATTCGATATGCTTTTGTTCCAGCGATATCTTCAGAAACTTGGGCAAGGCGATTTGAATTATTACTTTTAGGGTCTCCTACAACAATAACTAAATCGGTTTGCTTTGCTTGTTCTGCTACGGCTTCTTGACGTACTTGAGTTGCAAGGCAAATTTCATTATGAATTTCTGCGTGTGGAAACTTTTTAATAGCATGATTCATAATGTCAGAAACATCCCACTGACTCATTGTCGTCTGGTTTGTAATAATAATTTTATCTACGTTTAAGTCTAGCTGCTCAACTTCGTCAACGTTTTGGACAAGATGAACAATATCGGGAGCTACACCTAACGCGCCTTCAGGTTCTGGGTGTCCTTTTTTACCAACATAAATGACATGATAGCCTTCTGCTTTTTTCTCGCGAATTAAATCATGCGTTTTCGTTACATCTGGACAAGTCGCATCAACAACTGTCAGCCCTTTTTCACGAGCGACTTTACGAACTTCAGGTGATACACCGTGAGCTGTAAAAATAACCGTCCCTTTTTCAACTTGTTTAATAATATCTAATCGATTGGGACCGTCTAATGAAATAATTCCATCTTCCTCAAACGCATCAGTCACATGCTTATTATGAACAATCATTCCTAGTATATAAATAGGTCTAGGTAAATCAAGATTTGCTGCCGCTTGTCTTGCTAGTACCATGGCGTCTACAACACCATAGCAATACCCACGAGGGGAAATTTTGTTGACTTTCATAGTCGTCCTCCTACATTTAGAAAAAGTCTTTCTGTCCATCATTATAAAGGAGGAAGGAGTGTGTGACAAACAAAAACTCGTTAAATGTAAAGTTTTGGAGCTGGAATGCCATTAATAGTTTTTACTTTTTTTTCTATTTCTTCATCGTTATCTTCGTCTTCTTCTAGTTCGTCGATTGATATTTCCTTTGGCTTTTGTTTTTCTTCAACGGATGTTTTTTTCTTTTCCTTGTCCTTTTCTACATTTACTGTAGCTTCTGTTGTTACTTCTTTTTCGTCTTTTTTCTCTTCCATGTCTGACTCTGTTTGCTCTTGTGCGACAGTCTCTGTTGATTCTGTTTCGTCCGCAGTCGTACTTTCATTTGAATTATTTGTCTTTAGCATTTGATAAAGGGCAGGAACACTTTTTAATAGTGGTCCATATTGTTGAACCATAGGAGTAACGGTTTGGACAACACCCATAACACGTTGGGCATTGTTTAACATTGACATTAAGTTTAAGCCACTAAGCGCAGTCCCAGCCCCTGATGCACCAGCAGCACCGGCAGCGGCATTGGACATTGCTCCCATTCCAGCAGATGCAGCATTTGCACCAGCGCTAGCACCGCCACCAAATAATTTAGATAGAAATCCACCTGCTTGTGGCGCCATTGAACCGAGCTGACCAGCTGCTTGTGTTGGCATTTGTTGCATCATTGGTGCACCCATAAATAAGGGATTTTGCATTGGAGGCATTGGCATGTTTTGATGAAGAGGTGGGAACATGTATCGGTCATTCCTTTCACAAAATAATCTTCTCTATGATTAACGTATGCAATGGGGACGAAATGGTGAGGTAACATGGTGAACTTGTATGTATAAGAAGTGGCGTTTTTTGTTTAACCTATGATAGAATGGACAAGCAAGTAAGTAGTGAAAGTAGGAGAAGTAAATGATGGAATCTAATTTTACACGTTTTGAAATTAAAGACTTTATTATTAAGTCGATACAAGAACAAGGGTTTACGATGCCAACAGAAATACAAGAACGTTTAATCCCAGCTATTCGAGGTGGGAAAGATGTTATTGGACAATCGCAAACCGGCTCTGGGAAAACGTTAGCGTTTCTTATTCCGATTATTGATAGGATTGATGAATCGAAAGATGAAGTTCAAGCTGTTATTACAGCACCGACACGAGAATTAGCTTCGCAAATATATGATGAGCTACAGCTATTGCTTAAATATGACGAGGATCGTATAGCGACAAGATTATTAGTAGGTGGAACAGACCGTCTGCGAACGATCGACCGTCTAAAATCAGTTCCCCATATTGTCGTAGGGACACCGGGTAGAATCAATGATATGGTGGATGAACAAGCGTTACAATTGCATACGGCTACAATGCTTGTCGTTGATGAAGCAGACCAAATGTTAGATATGGGCTTTATTAGTGATGTAGATAAAACAGCTTCTAGAATGGCAGAACAGTTACAAATGCTCGTTTTTTCTGCCACAATTCCTGAAAAACTCCAGCCGTTTTTAAAGAAATATATGAATCAGCCGCGCCATGTACATGTTAAGCCAAAAAACGCAACGGCACCAACTATCGAGCATCGCTTAATTCCGCTGCGGCATCGGGACAAAATTGAGCTAACGGTTCAAATTGCAACATTAGTGAACCCTTATTTGGCCTTGCTGTTTACAAACACAAAAGAACAAGCCGATGAATTAACAGGGGCAATGGCTTCCGCTGGATTAAATGTAGAAGCAATACATGGTGGCTTGTTACCTCGACAAAGAAAACAAGTGATGAAACAAGTGAAAGATGGAAAAATTCAATATGTTGTAGCGACAGACTTAGCTGCAAGAGGGTTAGATATCAAAGGGGTTTCGCATGTTATTAATTTTGCTATACCGAAAGACTTAGATTTTTACGTTCATCGTGTCGGTCGAACAGCCCGTGCTGGGGAAGACGGGATTGCGATTACGATTTATGACGAACAAGACCATGCTTCGATCGAAAAATTAATGAAACGTGGCATCGATTTCTCCTTTTCTGATGTGAAAAAAGGGGAATGGGTCGAACTTGAAAAGCCTAGATTAGGGTCGTTAACAAGAACGAAAAAAACAACTTCTTCATCACAAGCTGGGCATGGTGTTGCGAGGGCCAAACCGAAAAAAGTAAAGCCAGGATATAAAAAGAAAGCAAGATGGGAGCAAGAAAAAGTTGCTCGTAGAGAAAGAAGATTAAACCGGAAAAAGAAATAACGGTTGTAAGGGAGAGGGTTTGTTATGATACTAGGATCTCATGTGTCCATGAGCGGAAAAAAAATGCTATTGGCTTCAAGTGAGGAAGCTGTTTCTTACGGGGCAAATACATTTATGATTTATACGGGAGCCCCGCAAAATACAAGAAGAAAGCCAATAGAGGAATTAAACCTTGAAGCGGGCGTAGCTCATATGAAAGAAAATGGCATCACCGATATTATCGTTCATGCGCCATATATTATAAACATTGGGAATACGCAAAAGAAAGAAACGTTTGAATTAGGTGTTAATTTCCTTCGCGCTGAGATTGAACGGACAGATGCAATTGGTGCTAAACAAATTGTCCTTCATCCAGGTGCCCATGTTGGTGCTGGTGCTGAACAAGGGATTGCGAAAATAATTGAAGGTTTAAATGAAGTATTAGAACAAGATCAACATGTTCATATCGCACTAGAAACGATGGCTGGGAAAGGTTCTGAATGCGGAAGAAGTTTTGAGGAACTTGCTCAAATTATTGATGGA
It contains:
- the dnaG gene encoding DNA primase, translated to MGTRIPDETIEQIRKSSDIVDVIGDYVQLKKQGKNFSGLCPFHGEKTPSFSVSPDKQLYHCFGCGAGGNVFSFLREIEGYTFIEAVRHLAKRTNIHLPETSREDSDSSNHEQKEIAKGHELAAKFYHHILLNVKNGEEGLHYLKERGFTDEMIETFQIGFAPESWDSLVSFFDKRKLNIKLLEQSGLLGIREFDRKFYDRFRKRVMFPIWDGQGNVIAFGGRTLGEDKPKYLNSPETIIFSKSKTIYGLHLARPTIRKENQAVLFEGYVDVIAAWGAGVKNGVATLGTSLTEMQAKIIRRNAESVVICYDSDEAGIQAAFRAAGILEATGAYVKVAALPDKFDPDDYIQKFGGERFKTDVIGASLTLMAFKMQYLRRGKNLQDEGERMRYIEEVLGEITRLQNPVERDHYLRQIAEEFSLSLDALKQEQYRIFRASQSSRKEQEQKPMVASEFKRKPLEKKRLLPAFHNAERLLLAHMMRDADVCETVQQRIGGDFNVDEYQAISAYLYAYYAEGHHPNPGEFIHRIQDERLVTIATEIAMMNISEELSSQELDDYMKKIETYPKWMEIEQKEKEKREAEKRQDVLLAAKIGMEIIKMTQDLKR
- the rpoD gene encoding RNA polymerase sigma factor RpoD → MAEKPLRPLAEGDLSIDQVKEQLVELGKKRGVLTYADITEKLAVFDQDSDQIDEFFDYLGEQGIEIINETDEVPNIQQLGKEEEEFDLNDLSVPPGIKINDPVRMYLKEIGRVPLLSAEEEINLAKRIEDGDEEAKRRLAEANLRLVVSIAKRYVGRGMLFLDLIQEGNMGLIKAVEKFDYQKGYKFSTYATWWIRQAITRAIADQARTIRIPVHMVETINKLIRVQRQLLQDLGREPTPEEVSEEMDLTPDKVREILKIAQEPVSLETPIGEEDDSHLGDFIEDQEALAPSDAAAYELLKEQLEDVLDTLTDREENVLRLRFGLDDGRTRTLEEVGKVFGVTRERIRQIEAKALRKLRHPSRSKRLKDFLE
- a CDS encoding cytochrome c, with the protein product MKGQPLLPFAVTAIIGILLMLTLSLVGLNQQAGEGEEEAQEEIVIDDPIAAGEELAGRSCIGCHGGDLEGLGGNPAINQLAGKYSEEEIVDIITGGIGTMPAQGQLQEAEAEAIAAYLLSISQ
- a CDS encoding tRNA (adenine(22)-N(1))-methyltransferase TrmK codes for the protein MNELQLSKRLECVANYVTEGSKVADIGSDHAYLPSFLYHQGKITFAIAGEVNQGPYESALNQVRKCHYEDVISVRKGDGLAVIENGEVDTITIAGMGGALIVQILEAGKAKLSGVTRLILQPNVMADKIRIWLKSNGWELTGEEILEEDGKVYEVLIAEQGNPDAPYSENKAVQLLLGPFLMKEKNAAFQKKWRSEIESWKRIVAQFSEAKQTEEVKQKKQEFQTLIQNVEEVLST
- a CDS encoding Nif3-like dinuclear metal center hexameric protein, encoding MKYSHGQTIIQTFEQWAPKSLAVEGDKNGVMVGTLQKQVKKVMIALDVLEDVLDEAISEQVDLIIAHHPLIFRPLKQIRTDHTYGRIIEKAIKHDITIYAAHTNLDVAIGGVNDMMAEALGIEQTEVLAPTMEKKLKKFVVYVPRSHEAVVREAIGTAGAGHIGDYSHCSFSSEGVGRFTPLEGSTPFIGQQGKSESVEEIKLETIIPAELQQQVIRAMINAHPYEEPAYDIYPLDNRGESLGLGRIGYLQEEMTLEQFAHHVKKVFDVSGARVVGNLQDKVKKVAVLGGDGNKYMNQAIFKGADVFVTGDVYYHVAHDAMMDGLRIVDPGHNVEKIMKDGVKRYLDRYVKEANSKTEIIVSNIHTDPFSFI
- a CDS encoding 4-hydroxy-3-methylbut-2-enyl diphosphate reductase translates to MKVNKISPRGYCYGVVDAMVLARQAAANLDLPRPIYILGMIVHNKHVTDAFEEDGIISLDGPNRLDIIKQVEKGTVIFTAHGVSPEVRKVAREKGLTVVDATCPDVTKTHDLIREKKAEGYHVIYVGKKGHPEPEGALGVAPDIVHLVQNVDEVEQLDLNVDKIIITNQTTMSQWDVSDIMNHAIKKFPHAEIHNEICLATQVRQEAVAEQAKQTDLVIVVGDPKSNNSNRLAQVSEDIAGTKAYRIGDVTELQLEWLEGVNVVGVTSGASTPTPITKEVIDFLEKFDPNDESTWVRERKIALNKILPKVKQKSK
- a CDS encoding YqfQ family protein; amino-acid sequence: MFPPLHQNMPMPPMQNPLFMGAPMMQQMPTQAAGQLGSMAPQAGGFLSKLFGGGASAGANAASAGMGAMSNAAAGAAGASGAGTALSGLNLMSMLNNAQRVMGVVQTVTPMVQQYGPLLKSVPALYQMLKTNNSNESTTADETESTETVAQEQTESDMEEKKDEKEVTTEATVNVEKDKEKKKTSVEEKQKPKEISIDELEEDEDNDEEIEKKVKTINGIPAPKLYI
- a CDS encoding DEAD/DEAH box helicase, translating into MMESNFTRFEIKDFIIKSIQEQGFTMPTEIQERLIPAIRGGKDVIGQSQTGSGKTLAFLIPIIDRIDESKDEVQAVITAPTRELASQIYDELQLLLKYDEDRIATRLLVGGTDRLRTIDRLKSVPHIVVGTPGRINDMVDEQALQLHTATMLVVDEADQMLDMGFISDVDKTASRMAEQLQMLVFSATIPEKLQPFLKKYMNQPRHVHVKPKNATAPTIEHRLIPLRHRDKIELTVQIATLVNPYLALLFTNTKEQADELTGAMASAGLNVEAIHGGLLPRQRKQVMKQVKDGKIQYVVATDLAARGLDIKGVSHVINFAIPKDLDFYVHRVGRTARAGEDGIAITIYDEQDHASIEKLMKRGIDFSFSDVKKGEWVELEKPRLGSLTRTKKTTSSSQAGHGVARAKPKKVKPGYKKKARWEQEKVARRERRLNRKKK
- a CDS encoding deoxyribonuclease IV is translated as MILGSHVSMSGKKMLLASSEEAVSYGANTFMIYTGAPQNTRRKPIEELNLEAGVAHMKENGITDIIVHAPYIINIGNTQKKETFELGVNFLRAEIERTDAIGAKQIVLHPGAHVGAGAEQGIAKIIEGLNEVLEQDQHVHIALETMAGKGSECGRSFEELAQIIDGVTHNEKISICFDTCHTHDAGYNIVEDFDGVLEEFDKIIGIDRIQVLHINDSKNERGARKDRHENIGFGHIGYKALHYIVHHPQLMHVPKILETPFVGEDKSSKKAPYKHEISMLKEGAFNEKFREILVTE